The Rhopalosiphum maidis isolate BTI-1 chromosome 2, ASM367621v3, whole genome shotgun sequence genome segment gCGATTTGAGTACGTAATGTAAAAGAACACCTATAAAAAGGCCCTTTTCAGGGCCACCACTACTTTTAATCTACACGCGCGCGCAGTTTGTGTCTGTCTTGTTTGTTTCTACTTCATCAAACTACTATTTATGGTATGGtgaatgaaattttattagcactttaatttcattatttttttttatttatatcactcAACTTTATATCCATCAactaattagatttaaaacgaaaatggttctttataaaataaactcgaatatatatattaaacatacgaAATTGATTTCTGTGTAAACCAAATTGTTGTTAAATACACCCCgtataattgaaaaagaaTTGCGCGCGTAGATTAAGGGTTAATATCactgaaatatttatcacatattatgGATTGAGACTAAAAAAGATTATATACGgaaagtattttttctatCTTATTGATGTAGTTAATGgcaattgtattgttttgatGTAGTACACTACTTTGTTACAGCTAATGGGTAGATCACTTTGttgatgttataaaaatataataatatgttatgtacgCGGATCTACCTCTTACTATATCGGTATTCCCGACGGAGACAATAAACCTTTCTTTATTTGCAATCTTCTTTAtcaatgttattgtttttttcgtgTTACGTTATGATTTAACCTTACGACACATATTACAAGAGtcatatatacagtatacactgtACTacctattagtattttatacaacttgTTACGATGATGAACGTTCGAAACATTATTCTGTACCAAGATAAAATTTAGCTCAACAATAGTTTGAATACAATTACCACGTTTACATGCAGTAGTTAATGCGCATCGAGTTAGTCTGACAGTTGGGTGCATAAaacgcatttattatattttaatgcaaatcGAACCGCTCTTATTCTGGGATTAAGAATTGCATGTAAACGGCGGTTTAAtgcgaattaatattttaacgggaattttaaaatgccagaatcaaactaatataattatttggtcATGACTTCCAAAGTACTCGTATTTATATAGACTATGTGGACTAATATTAACgtctaaattttgatattttaggaATCGcacttgtgtgtgtgtaagtaTTGCTGATAAAGTCTAatgcaattgaaaaaaaaggaaGTAGAAGGGGGATATTTGCTTAACAATGATTGGTGGCCCTGAAAAGGGCCGTTTTATTAGACGACTAGTTATAGTTTGAAGTGATTAGACTTTTTTCTCGGTCTTTTTGGGTAAGAGAACGGCTTGGATGTTGGGCAACACACCGCCTTGTGCGATGGTAACACCGGACAACAATTTGTTCAATTCTTCGTCGTTCCTGATTGCCAATTGCAAATGTCTGGGGATGATACGAGATTTCTTGTTGTCACGGGCAGCGTTACCGGCCAACTCCAACACTTCGGCTGCCAAATATTCCATAACGGCGGCCAGGTATACCGGTGCACCGGCTCCGACGCGCTCGGCGTAATTTCCTTTTCTCAACAAACGATGGATACGACCGACGGGGAACTGGAGTCCGGCACGGGACGACCTGGTCTTGGATTTACCTCCCTTCGATTTGCCTGCTTTGCCTCTTCCGCTCATGATTGTTTGTGTGCTTGACTGCTTTGTTAACGATTCGAACACTGAATGATGATTAAACCCATCGGTAGGCGCCATTATATAGCCAAAATTTAGAAAACAGTGCTGCGATTGGACAGTTTGAAACGTCATGACGATATTACTTGACTCCGTTTCATATGCAACTACTATCAAACGATGTGGTTTTCCATAATCATTCTAATAATGTTTTCTCTCGGAAAAGCTACTATTTTTATCAGACACGTAACCGCTGTAGATCCTGTTTGTTCTGTTTTATCTATTAGAATTTGGCCAATGGCTGTCCGACGTGTCTCCTtgggttattaatatataccgtCGCTTCGTGTACTCCGACATCATTCGAGTTTGAAGTCTATCACCGTCAACGACCTCAGTTCACAGAAAATTATCAGCCATGGCTCCAGGAGGTAAATCCGCAGGAAAGGCGATGAAAAAATCGTCCGGCAAGGCACAAAAGAACATCGCCAAATCCGACAAGAAACGCAAGCCCAAGAGGAAAGAATCATACGCCATCTACATCTACAAAGTATTGAAACAAGTACATCCCGACACCGGTGTTTCCTCTAAGGCAATGAGCATTATGAACAGTTTTGTCAACGATTTGTTCGAGCGTATTGCCGCCGAGTCCAGTCGTCTGGCTCACTACAACAAGCGATCGACCATCACCAGTCGGGAGATTCAAACCGCCGTCCGACTCTTGTTGCCCGGTGAATTGGCCA includes the following:
- the LOC113551185 gene encoding histone H2A-like; translated protein: MSGRGKAGKSKGGKSKTRSSRAGLQFPVGRIHRLLRKGNYAERVGAGAPVYLAAVMEYLAAEVLELAGNAARDNKKSRIIPRHLQLAIRNDEELNKLLSGVTIAQGGVLPNIQAVLLPKKTEKKV
- the LOC113554921 gene encoding histone H2B codes for the protein MAPGGKSAGKAMKKSSGKAQKNIAKSDKKRKPKRKESYAIYIYKVLKQVHPDTGVSSKAMSIMNSFVNDLFERIAAESSRLAHYNKRSTITSREIQTAVRLLLPGELAKHAVSEGTKAVTKYTSSK